In a single window of the Populus alba chromosome 16, ASM523922v2, whole genome shotgun sequence genome:
- the LOC118062873 gene encoding E3 ubiquitin-protein ligase SGR9, amyloplastic, with the protein MEEITIIMAALSTLTSPQLTDITSSILSQTVRRRRRLSSLLCSPSLFSLTFHHLHSLSLIQKTLLISKHLLSSLHCLTRHFHPTTLIPPHPNTTIKHRDLDAALLLIFLCDVHQENPEILKTPIAKWREGLSKHYSEAVLRQTSIVVHYGGVLLPYVEMIIRCWRFVGMMAGCTVGEGRELAAAPAAVVALPAVEVRGGGEECVICREEMSEGRDVCELPCEHLFHWMCILPWLKKTNTCPCCRFQLPTEDVFGEIERLWSAMIKIGNGAPVGNAHDRC; encoded by the coding sequence ATGGAAGAGATCACAATCATAATGGCAGCACTCTCCACCCTCACTTCTCCCCAACTCACAGATATCACAAGCTCCATCCTCTCGCAAACCgtccgccgccgccgccgcctcTCGTCCCTCCTCTgctctccctctcttttctcCCTCACCTTTCACCATCTCCATTCCCTCTCCCTCATTCAGAAGACCTTGCTCATTTCCAAACACCTCCTCTCATCCCTTCACTGCCTCACACGTCACTTCCACCCAACAACCCTTATTCCACCACACCCCAACACCACCATCAAACACCGTGACCTCGACGCTGCATTGCTTCTTATTTTCCTTTGTGATGTACACCAAGAAAACCCCGAAATACTTAAAACACCAATCGCTAAATGGCGTGAGGGTTTGAGTAAACATTACTCTGAAGCTGTGCTAAGGCAAACAAGCATTGTGGTGCATTATGGTGGTGTCCTTTTACCATATGTTGAGATGATAATAAGGTGTTGGCGGTTCGTTGGTATGATGGCTGGTTGTACAGTGGGGGAGGGTAGGGAGTTGGCAGCAGCTCCGGCAGCAGTGGTGGCGCTTCCGGCAGTAGAGGTGAGAGGAGGTGGTGAGGAGTGTGTGATATGCAGGGAAGAGATGAGTGAAGGTAGAGATGTGTGTGAATTGCCATGTGAACACTTGTTTCATTGGATGTGCATTTTGCCATGGCTAAAGAAGACGAATACTTGCCCATGCTGCAGGTTCCAGCTTCCAACTGAAGATGTGTTCGGTGAGATCGAACGGCTGTGGAGTGCTATGATCAAGATTGGTAATGGGGCCCCGGTGGGGAATGCACATGATCGATGTTGA